CGCCGGCACGCTGCACGTACCGGCCGACGCCCCACAACCGGGCAGCGTCGTGGCCGTAGGCGCCTTGCTGGGCTACTTGCTGGCGCCCCACGAGGCGCCGCCCGCAGGCGAGCGTTCCGCGCCCTCGGTCGCAGCCCCGGGCGCGCCGGCGGCCCCCCCTGCGACCGCGCCAGCGCCAGGTCACGAGGTTCCCTTCGCGGCTGCGGTGG
The Pirellulales bacterium genome window above contains:
- a CDS encoding lipoyl domain-containing protein is translated as MPYEIRIPRLDWSMEEGTFVNWLKQPGEQVAVGDPLFELEGDKALQTIESIDAGTLHVPADAPQPGSVVAVGALLGYLLAPHEAPPAGERSAPSVAAPGAPAAPPATAPAPGHEVPFAAAV